Proteins encoded within one genomic window of Raineyella fluvialis:
- a CDS encoding glycosyltransferase: MTRPGPIDSATLDLSPVDLSGVRIALAHDYLTQRGGAERVMLSLMRAFPGAPIHTTLYDPDATFPDFRSAEIVTSPLNRIGLLRRDHRRALPLLAWASESVRIDADVVIVSTSGWAHAFPTTGRRLVYCHNPARWLYQTEEYLGDAGLFSPRRLALAALGRPLRSWDRRAAHRADRYLANSRVVARRVADTYGMTAGLVPPPHSIDASGTQEPISELRDWADGFHLIVSRLLPYKNVDKALGAFRSLPDERLVVVGAGPMEGHLRAMAPPNARMVSGLTDAQLRWAYAHASALIAPSYEDFGLTPLEAAAFGRPTLALHAGGYLDTIDPAVNGAFFEASTAWEISAAVSANRGRDWDSAAILRHAEGFSEERFIARLRAEVAALVGR; the protein is encoded by the coding sequence ATGACTCGGCCCGGCCCGATCGATTCGGCCACCCTCGATCTCTCCCCCGTGGATCTGTCCGGCGTCCGGATCGCCCTGGCACACGACTACCTCACCCAGCGCGGGGGCGCCGAGAGGGTCATGTTGTCTCTGATGCGGGCCTTCCCCGGGGCCCCGATCCACACCACGCTCTACGATCCGGATGCTACGTTTCCGGACTTCCGCTCGGCCGAGATCGTGACCTCCCCCCTCAACAGGATCGGTCTGCTCCGCCGCGACCATCGCCGTGCACTCCCGCTGCTCGCTTGGGCCTCGGAGTCCGTGCGGATCGATGCCGACGTGGTCATCGTCTCCACGAGTGGCTGGGCGCACGCCTTCCCGACCACCGGCCGGCGCCTCGTCTACTGCCACAATCCGGCCCGCTGGCTTTACCAGACCGAGGAGTACCTCGGCGATGCGGGCCTGTTCTCGCCGCGTCGCCTCGCGCTGGCGGCCCTCGGGCGGCCCCTACGATCCTGGGACCGGAGGGCGGCGCACCGGGCTGATCGTTACCTGGCCAACTCCCGCGTTGTGGCACGCCGGGTCGCGGACACCTACGGCATGACAGCGGGTCTCGTGCCGCCGCCGCACAGCATCGACGCCAGCGGGACACAGGAACCGATCTCCGAGCTGCGCGACTGGGCGGACGGCTTCCACCTGATCGTCTCGCGGCTGCTCCCCTACAAGAACGTGGACAAGGCGCTGGGGGCGTTCCGGTCCCTGCCCGACGAGCGGCTCGTCGTCGTCGGAGCCGGCCCGATGGAAGGGCACCTGCGCGCGATGGCCCCGCCCAATGCCCGGATGGTGTCCGGGCTCACCGATGCTCAACTGCGGTGGGCCTACGCCCATGCCAGCGCCCTCATCGCCCCCTCCTACGAGGACTTCGGCCTCACTCCCCTGGAGGCTGCGGCCTTCGGGCGGCCGACCCTTGCCCTCCACGCCGGCGGCTACCTCGACACGATCGACCCCGCCGTCAACGGCGCCTTCTTCGAGGCTTCCACCGCCTGGGAGATCTCGGCGGCGGTCAGCGCGAACCGCGGCCGGGACTGGGACAGCGCCGCGATCCTGCGCCACGCCGAGGGATTCAGTGAAGAGCGCTTCATCGCCAGGCTCCGCGCGGAGGTCGCGGCGCTCGTCGGCCGCTGA
- a CDS encoding sugar transferase produces the protein MIGSVPSPTRSTASVRTAGIRSGRGSSRLISTTALLIDLVLILLATGIGVVGRNSLTIFDEAADVTSVVTGMAVWLVPLWIILLAAWGLYRTKNMGAGSLEYQSILTATGITAGLAAAVLYLTHSQLSRGFFVLEFTVGVVMLLVGRLTLRRFIQRARGRGLLLSDVVLSGTIPHIDEIATVISRESWLGYRIVGAITPPDDPSPHTTRGIPVIGHIDRLGEAVRTVEAEAVICAEGSFPGSRDFRRLAWDLEHSRTQLIVVPAMTDVSAERLQVRPIAGLPLVHVEQPQSEAASRWGKRAFDIVGSSALIVVSAPIMLAVALAIKIHDGGPVFFRQVRVGKDGRLFRCFKFRSMVVDAEKLLAQLRTQNESDGGVLFKMEKDPRITRVGHVIRRFSLDEFPQFFNVFRGEMSLVGPRPALPSEVEQYEEHVHRRLDVRPGITGLWQVSGRSDLPWTETVRLDLYYVDNWSMTQDVMILIRTARAVLASAGAY, from the coding sequence GTGATCGGCAGCGTGCCCTCCCCCACCCGCTCGACCGCATCGGTCCGGACAGCGGGCATCCGCAGTGGGCGGGGAAGCTCGCGGCTGATCAGCACGACCGCCCTTCTGATCGATCTGGTGCTCATTCTGCTCGCCACCGGCATCGGGGTCGTGGGACGCAACTCACTGACGATCTTCGACGAGGCCGCCGACGTCACCTCCGTGGTGACCGGAATGGCTGTCTGGCTGGTCCCGTTGTGGATCATCCTGCTCGCTGCCTGGGGCCTCTACCGGACGAAGAACATGGGCGCCGGTTCGCTGGAGTACCAGTCGATCCTGACCGCCACCGGCATCACCGCCGGCCTCGCGGCCGCGGTGCTCTACCTCACCCACAGTCAGCTGTCCCGCGGCTTCTTCGTCCTCGAGTTCACCGTCGGCGTCGTGATGCTGCTGGTCGGACGACTGACGCTGCGCCGCTTCATCCAGCGGGCCCGGGGACGGGGTCTGCTGCTCAGCGACGTCGTCCTCTCCGGCACCATTCCCCACATCGACGAGATCGCCACCGTGATCAGCCGGGAATCCTGGCTGGGCTATCGGATCGTCGGCGCGATCACCCCGCCTGACGACCCATCCCCACACACCACCCGCGGGATCCCGGTCATCGGTCACATCGACCGGCTCGGCGAGGCGGTGCGGACCGTCGAGGCCGAGGCGGTCATCTGCGCCGAGGGCTCCTTCCCCGGCAGCCGCGACTTCCGACGGCTGGCCTGGGACCTCGAGCACAGTAGGACCCAGCTGATCGTCGTCCCGGCCATGACCGATGTCTCCGCCGAACGCCTCCAGGTCCGCCCCATCGCGGGGTTGCCACTGGTCCACGTAGAGCAGCCACAGTCGGAGGCCGCGTCGCGCTGGGGCAAGCGGGCGTTCGACATCGTCGGCTCGTCGGCACTCATCGTCGTCAGTGCCCCGATCATGCTCGCCGTCGCACTGGCCATCAAGATCCACGACGGAGGGCCGGTGTTCTTCCGGCAGGTCCGCGTCGGCAAGGACGGCAGGCTCTTCCGCTGCTTCAAGTTCCGCTCGATGGTGGTGGACGCCGAGAAGCTCCTCGCCCAGCTGCGCACACAGAACGAGTCCGACGGCGGTGTCCTCTTCAAGATGGAGAAGGATCCGCGGATCACCCGGGTGGGTCACGTCATCCGTCGTTTCTCACTGGACGAGTTCCCGCAGTTCTTCAATGTCTTCCGCGGCGAGATGAGCCTGGTCGGTCCTCGACCGGCGCTGCCCTCGGAGGTCGAACAGTACGAGGAGCACGTCCATCGGCGTCTGGACGTACGTCCCGGGATCACGGGGCTGTGGCAGGTGTCGGGCCGTTCCGACCTGCCGTGGACCGAGACGGTCCGACTCGATCTGTACTACGTCGACAACTGGTCGATGACGCAGGATGTGATGATCCTGATCCGGACGGCTCGAGCGGTGCTGGCCTCCGCCGGCGCGTACTGA
- a CDS encoding glycosyltransferase — protein sequence MRVLRIFHSGVVDAWRERERALERAGADVTLLSAQRWNEGGSVVELQPRPGEKVRAVATIGSHPALFLYDPRPIWRALAEDWDVLDIHEEPFALATAEILLLRALRRSRLPYALYSAQNIRKRYPIPFRWLERHALRHAAGLQVCNAQAGRICEDKGFPGVARVIPLGLDPAHFHPGPAPAPQSAESAIVGYVGRLAAHKGLDVLLDAVAGDDRLRLRIAGDGPEAEELRGRVSAEGLAGRVEFAGSIEQVDLPDFYRSLDVLAVPSLTTSSWMEQFGRVAVEAMACGVPVVASDSGALPEVIDDAGILVPPGDADALREALVRVGTDPSLAASLRQRGLERAAAAAWDRVADEFKAMYRAMRHQGAHLERDVEVVLVAYRSPELVRRALEPVASLPVTVVDNSSMPQIRAVCEELGCRYVDSGRNGGFAYGVNTALQNRQVPGADVLLLNPDALVSVGDVEELHRALLADPHLASVGPSQVDGSGEASRVSWPFPSPRATWLEAVGLGRLAGRDRYVIGSVLMLRAEALAQVGGLDERFFLYAEETDWAYRACLLGWHHAEVKGVVAEHLGSATSSDSAARDAHFHASLERYLRKHHGAIGWQFARLGQVVGSSLRALVLPGARGSVAAARARTYVHGPVRLEAGQGMRG from the coding sequence GTGCGGGTTCTCCGTATTTTCCACAGCGGCGTGGTCGACGCCTGGCGGGAGCGGGAGCGAGCCCTCGAGCGTGCCGGTGCGGACGTTACCCTGCTGAGTGCTCAGCGGTGGAACGAGGGTGGCTCCGTCGTCGAACTGCAACCCCGGCCCGGCGAGAAGGTCCGTGCTGTGGCGACGATCGGCAGCCATCCGGCGCTTTTCTTGTACGACCCGAGACCGATCTGGCGGGCCCTGGCCGAGGACTGGGACGTCCTCGACATCCATGAGGAGCCCTTCGCCCTGGCGACGGCCGAGATCCTGTTGCTGCGGGCGCTGCGGCGCTCTCGGCTCCCGTACGCGCTCTATTCGGCACAGAACATCAGGAAGCGCTACCCGATCCCGTTCCGCTGGTTGGAACGTCACGCTTTGCGGCATGCGGCCGGTCTGCAGGTCTGCAACGCGCAGGCCGGGCGGATCTGCGAGGACAAGGGCTTTCCGGGTGTGGCCCGGGTGATTCCGCTGGGATTGGATCCCGCGCACTTCCATCCGGGTCCCGCCCCGGCACCTCAGAGCGCGGAGAGCGCCATCGTCGGCTATGTCGGCAGACTGGCTGCGCACAAGGGCCTCGACGTCCTGCTCGACGCCGTCGCGGGGGACGATCGCCTCAGGCTCCGAATCGCGGGGGACGGTCCGGAGGCCGAGGAGTTGCGGGGGCGGGTGTCGGCCGAAGGGCTGGCGGGTCGGGTTGAGTTCGCCGGCTCGATCGAACAGGTCGACCTGCCTGACTTCTATCGCAGTCTCGATGTCCTCGCGGTGCCCTCCCTCACCACTTCCTCGTGGATGGAGCAGTTCGGCAGGGTCGCCGTCGAAGCGATGGCTTGTGGTGTCCCGGTCGTCGCGAGCGACAGCGGCGCACTGCCCGAGGTGATCGACGATGCCGGCATCCTCGTCCCGCCGGGCGATGCTGACGCGCTACGCGAAGCCCTGGTCCGGGTCGGTACTGATCCGAGCCTCGCGGCGAGTCTGCGGCAGCGGGGCCTGGAGCGCGCTGCCGCTGCGGCGTGGGACCGTGTCGCCGACGAGTTCAAGGCGATGTACCGCGCCATGCGTCACCAGGGTGCCCACCTCGAACGAGACGTGGAGGTCGTATTGGTCGCCTATCGGTCGCCCGAGCTGGTCAGACGGGCCTTGGAACCGGTGGCGTCGCTGCCGGTCACGGTGGTGGACAATTCCTCCATGCCCCAGATCCGCGCGGTCTGCGAGGAGCTCGGGTGCCGGTACGTCGACTCCGGTCGGAACGGTGGCTTCGCGTACGGCGTGAACACGGCGCTGCAGAATCGGCAGGTGCCCGGCGCCGATGTGCTGCTTCTCAACCCTGACGCCCTGGTGTCGGTCGGAGATGTCGAGGAGCTTCACCGTGCCCTGCTGGCGGATCCACATCTGGCCAGCGTCGGCCCGTCCCAGGTCGACGGGAGTGGTGAGGCATCCAGGGTTTCCTGGCCGTTCCCCTCCCCCCGGGCTACGTGGCTGGAGGCCGTCGGGCTCGGTCGATTGGCCGGGAGGGATCGCTACGTGATCGGGTCGGTGCTGATGCTGCGCGCGGAGGCCCTGGCGCAAGTCGGAGGCCTCGACGAGCGCTTCTTCCTCTATGCAGAGGAGACGGACTGGGCCTACAGGGCGTGCCTCCTGGGCTGGCATCACGCTGAGGTGAAGGGCGTTGTCGCTGAACACCTTGGCTCGGCCACCAGTTCGGATTCCGCGGCTCGCGACGCCCATTTCCATGCCTCCTTGGAGCGCTACCTGCGCAAACACCACGGTGCGATCGGCTGGCAGTTTGCGCGGCTAGGCCAAGTGGTGGGTTCCTCTCTCCGCGCGCTCGTCCTGCCGGGAGCCCGCGGCAGTGTTGCCGCTGCCCGGGCGCGCACTTACGTCCATGGGCCCGTCAGACTCGAGGCCGGCCAAGGGATGAGAGGGTGA
- a CDS encoding PqqD family protein, translating to MNVGSDAKENPSCEQLGYRLADGVGAVEVDGIFYVAPVPQGPIRILAGSAAVIWRELITDGSAGTLADRVAGSVGVDVAEVRASVRMFIDELLRDGLLTRR from the coding sequence ATGAATGTCGGCAGCGACGCCAAGGAGAACCCCTCTTGCGAACAACTCGGCTACCGGCTGGCTGACGGCGTGGGTGCCGTGGAGGTGGACGGAATCTTCTACGTGGCCCCAGTTCCGCAGGGACCGATCCGCATCCTGGCAGGGAGCGCGGCAGTCATCTGGCGCGAGCTGATCACCGATGGGTCTGCCGGGACACTGGCCGATCGCGTGGCCGGCAGCGTCGGGGTCGACGTCGCAGAGGTACGGGCCTCGGTGAGGATGTTCATCGACGAACTGCTCCGTGATGGGTTGCTGACCCGGCGCTGA
- a CDS encoding VOC family protein, with protein MDWKLELAFLPVSDVDRAIDFYVNKVGFHLDYDQRVSDSLRFVQITPPGSACSIAFGEGLSEEPPGRSWLQIVVADIQRAHDELAARGVAVSDVQKLDWGHFVSFHDPDGNRWAIQYLPQRANG; from the coding sequence ATGGACTGGAAACTCGAGCTGGCTTTCCTGCCCGTCTCGGACGTCGACCGCGCCATCGACTTCTACGTCAACAAGGTCGGCTTCCACTTGGACTATGACCAGCGGGTCAGCGACTCGCTCCGCTTCGTCCAGATCACCCCGCCTGGCTCGGCCTGCTCCATCGCCTTCGGAGAGGGACTGAGCGAGGAGCCGCCCGGTCGGTCGTGGCTCCAGATCGTGGTAGCCGACATCCAGCGCGCCCACGACGAGCTCGCCGCCCGGGGCGTCGCGGTGAGTGACGTCCAGAAGCTCGACTGGGGTCACTTCGTCTCGTTCCACGATCCCGACGGCAATCGCTGGGCCATCCAGTACCTGCCCCAGCGCGCGAACGGCTGA
- a CDS encoding DUF7059 domain-containing protein, which produces MPTDQPFATDSRRLADALRAAEFTVDPVAERLGPQAWAALGRNTTLAALRALGGADDPQATLLRLFVLQRTVGRAAADRALPGLVDLLIADALVEEVAGRIAATVDIRPYGADESAGIAFDGWAASDHVPGLDGRVNRTRPDFVLPPSPASVTLTQMTIRRPVTRALDLGTGCGVQSLHLAGHAQRVVATDLNPRALRLADLTLRLNGVEDRVELRHGSLYEPVGDERYDLIISNPPYVMSPPQEVGERLTYREGGLPGDSLVEQVIRGAGSRLADGGSLQVLGNWAHVRGQDWTERLHDWIDPTGCDALVLQRELLDPYEYIELWLNDAGLAGSDEYTGRYAQWLDYFDELGIEGVGLGWMSLHNAGHADPSVQIQEWPHSVAQPVGPAFAAQQQGVELARRSDEELLATSWRLVDSVQETYGVPGAADPDHIVLRQRTGFCRAVEADTALAGVLGACDGELPLGVIIRAVAQLLEADAEGLVADLTGRIRPLVVDGFLVA; this is translated from the coding sequence ATGCCGACCGACCAGCCCTTCGCTACCGATTCTCGTCGTCTCGCGGATGCGCTGCGCGCCGCCGAGTTCACTGTGGACCCGGTGGCCGAGAGACTGGGGCCGCAGGCCTGGGCGGCGCTGGGCCGCAACACCACGTTGGCGGCGCTGCGCGCGCTCGGCGGAGCCGATGACCCCCAGGCCACCCTGCTGCGGCTGTTCGTCCTGCAGCGTACGGTCGGGCGCGCGGCAGCGGATCGAGCGCTCCCGGGTCTGGTCGACCTGCTGATCGCGGACGCGTTGGTCGAGGAGGTCGCCGGCCGGATCGCGGCGACGGTCGACATCCGTCCGTACGGTGCCGATGAGTCAGCAGGGATCGCGTTCGACGGTTGGGCGGCCTCCGACCACGTCCCCGGGCTGGACGGCCGGGTCAACCGGACCCGTCCGGACTTCGTCCTGCCCCCCAGCCCGGCCTCGGTCACGCTGACGCAGATGACGATCCGGCGTCCGGTCACCCGGGCCCTTGACCTGGGAACCGGCTGTGGCGTGCAGTCCCTGCACTTGGCCGGTCACGCCCAGCGGGTGGTCGCCACCGACCTGAACCCGCGCGCCCTCCGACTGGCCGATCTCACGCTACGGCTGAACGGGGTGGAGGATCGTGTCGAGTTGCGCCACGGCAGTCTCTACGAGCCCGTGGGCGACGAACGCTACGACCTGATCATCAGCAATCCTCCGTACGTGATGTCACCTCCCCAGGAAGTGGGGGAGCGGCTGACGTACCGAGAGGGGGGTCTGCCCGGCGATTCCCTGGTCGAGCAGGTGATCCGCGGTGCGGGGTCGAGGCTGGCGGACGGGGGGTCGCTGCAGGTGCTGGGCAACTGGGCCCACGTGCGCGGTCAGGACTGGACCGAGCGGTTGCACGACTGGATCGATCCGACAGGGTGTGATGCCCTGGTGCTCCAGCGGGAGCTGCTCGACCCGTACGAGTACATCGAGCTCTGGCTCAACGATGCGGGCCTGGCAGGGTCCGATGAGTACACGGGCCGCTATGCCCAGTGGCTGGACTACTTCGATGAGTTGGGGATCGAAGGCGTGGGCCTGGGGTGGATGAGCCTGCACAATGCCGGGCATGCCGACCCGTCGGTGCAGATCCAGGAGTGGCCACACAGCGTTGCCCAGCCGGTGGGTCCGGCCTTCGCCGCCCAGCAGCAGGGAGTGGAGCTGGCCCGTCGCAGCGATGAGGAGCTGCTGGCGACATCGTGGCGGCTGGTCGACAGCGTCCAGGAGACGTACGGGGTGCCGGGCGCGGCCGATCCGGACCACATCGTCCTGCGGCAGCGGACCGGTTTCTGCCGGGCCGTGGAGGCGGACACTGCTCTGGCCGGCGTACTGGGTGCCTGCGACGGTGAGCTCCCGTTGGGGGTGATCATCCGAGCCGTGGCGCAGCTGCTCGAGGCGGACGCGGAGGGTCTGGTCGCGGACCTGACCGGGAGGATCCGCCCCTTGGTGGTCGACGGGTTCCTGGTCGCCTGA
- a CDS encoding polysaccharide biosynthesis tyrosine autokinase, producing the protein MQFREFLAILGSRWKTVLVSLLLVVAATVATTLRITPTYEATTRVFFSAEATAKTGTNTGGGGYVLTTNDLGTYEQLVSSPVVMDPLRQQLKLAPSTPLNVTAKAATGSPMLDITATSSSPRVAADAANAVGPQLASIGKEFAPLLNSAGQGVKATTITPATVPSQPVSPNLLQNIALGVLAGLALGIGLALLRHFLDTRVRSELDLRAVSDRPILGALRLLPKGTSPTVMSSDPHGVAAEEYRRLRTNLQFADVTTGGKHSFVISSVMPGEGKTTTAVNLAIALADSGANVVLVDGDLRNPSVAKAMGLEGNVGLTTVLLGRATVAEAAQKWGDSSLHVLPSGAIPPNPSELLGSTAMETLFAELLQAYDYVLVDSPPVLPVIDPILIDRLVGGMLMVISVNTTLKRDLAQAVKQLRTVDAKVAGFALNRMPNDDSASRYGGYYAYGRSKKDKSKREAVASRHGSLEEAVPVTSAAIPGSPSGTEQDEETVRAARTALSSLFTEDPDDTQFSMPAITSEPVTQGTPLAAPAPASSPDETIDAPSPALSRGRRFAE; encoded by the coding sequence GTGCAGTTCCGAGAGTTCCTGGCCATCCTCGGCTCCCGCTGGAAGACCGTCCTGGTCAGCCTGCTCCTGGTGGTGGCCGCCACAGTGGCGACCACGCTCCGAATCACCCCGACCTACGAGGCGACCACCCGGGTGTTCTTCTCCGCGGAAGCGACGGCCAAGACCGGCACCAACACCGGCGGCGGCGGTTACGTCCTGACGACCAACGATCTCGGTACGTATGAGCAGCTCGTCAGCTCACCCGTGGTGATGGACCCGCTCCGGCAGCAACTCAAGCTTGCTCCCAGTACGCCCCTGAATGTCACGGCCAAGGCGGCGACGGGCTCCCCGATGCTCGACATCACGGCCACCTCGTCATCGCCAAGGGTGGCGGCCGACGCCGCGAACGCCGTGGGCCCGCAGTTGGCGTCGATCGGCAAGGAGTTCGCTCCCCTGCTCAACAGCGCAGGCCAAGGGGTGAAGGCGACAACCATCACGCCGGCGACTGTCCCGTCACAGCCGGTCTCGCCCAACCTGCTTCAGAACATCGCGCTCGGAGTGCTGGCAGGTCTGGCGCTCGGTATCGGCCTGGCCCTGCTCCGGCATTTCCTCGACACCCGAGTTCGCTCAGAGCTCGATCTTCGCGCAGTGTCCGACCGACCGATCCTCGGCGCCCTGCGACTGCTACCCAAGGGCACCAGTCCGACGGTGATGAGCAGCGACCCACACGGTGTCGCCGCCGAGGAATATCGGCGCCTGCGAACCAACCTTCAATTCGCCGACGTCACCACGGGTGGCAAGCACTCGTTCGTGATCTCGTCGGTGATGCCCGGTGAGGGCAAGACGACGACGGCGGTCAACCTCGCCATCGCGCTCGCGGATTCGGGTGCCAATGTGGTGCTGGTGGACGGCGACCTGCGCAATCCGTCCGTCGCCAAAGCGATGGGCCTGGAGGGCAACGTCGGGCTGACGACGGTCCTGCTGGGTCGCGCCACGGTCGCTGAAGCCGCCCAGAAGTGGGGCGACTCGAGTCTCCACGTCCTGCCCTCCGGTGCGATCCCTCCGAATCCCAGTGAACTCCTCGGATCCACGGCGATGGAGACCCTCTTCGCCGAACTGCTCCAGGCGTACGACTACGTGCTGGTGGACAGCCCGCCGGTGCTGCCGGTGATCGATCCGATTCTGATCGATCGGCTTGTGGGTGGCATGCTGATGGTCATCAGCGTCAACACCACGTTGAAGCGGGACCTTGCGCAGGCGGTCAAGCAGCTCAGGACCGTCGACGCCAAGGTCGCCGGGTTCGCGCTCAACCGGATGCCCAACGACGACTCCGCCAGCCGGTACGGCGGCTACTACGCGTACGGGCGCAGCAAGAAGGACAAGAGCAAGCGCGAGGCCGTGGCCTCCCGGCACGGCAGCCTCGAGGAGGCCGTCCCGGTCACGTCGGCGGCGATCCCTGGCAGCCCGTCCGGTACCGAGCAGGACGAGGAGACCGTCCGCGCGGCACGGACCGCACTCAGCTCCTTGTTCACCGAGGACCCGGACGACACTCAGTTCTCGATGCCTGCCATCACGAGCGAGCCGGTCACCCAGGGGACCCCACTGGCGGCGCCCGCTCCAGCTTCGTCCCCGGACGAGACCATCGACGCGCCGAGCCCGGCCCTCTCCCGGGGACGCCGCTTCGCCGAATGA
- a CDS encoding glycosyltransferase, with protein sequence MLDHTGAMGGAELALIRLLDHLDPAITTHTVLFSEGPFAERLEESGHSVEVLPLNPRLAGAGRVEAGATPLTAARNALRVLPYAVRLGLRLRRLAPDLIHSTSLKADLIAIPAALIARRPLVWHIHDRISPDYLPGPMVRLMRTLARWAPTRVIVNSAGTAATLPKVPRIAVAYPGYSADQLGPSPLERRAPATPVVGILGRVSPTKGQIEFVRAAALVRRDHPDTRFRIIGAPLFGEDTYEQQVRAEVAALGLEDAVEFTGFVADPSDELDQLTVCVHASGQPEPFGQVIVEAMARGIPVVATHGGGVTEIVRPAPDSEPLGWLVPPGDPSALADAVAEALEHPEVAARRALAAWLSVQERFPISRTAAVVSEVWRSAARAPRH encoded by the coding sequence GTGCTGGACCACACCGGGGCGATGGGCGGGGCCGAGCTCGCATTGATCCGTCTCCTCGATCATCTGGACCCCGCTATCACCACCCATACCGTCCTCTTCAGTGAAGGGCCGTTCGCCGAGCGCCTGGAGGAGTCGGGCCATTCGGTCGAGGTGCTCCCGCTGAACCCCCGTCTCGCTGGCGCCGGAAGGGTGGAAGCCGGTGCCACCCCGCTCACCGCCGCACGGAACGCGCTCCGGGTGCTGCCGTACGCGGTCCGGCTCGGGCTGCGACTCCGACGGCTGGCCCCTGACCTCATCCACAGCACTTCCCTGAAGGCGGACCTCATCGCGATTCCCGCCGCACTGATCGCCCGGCGTCCGCTGGTGTGGCACATCCACGACCGGATCAGCCCCGATTATCTCCCCGGCCCGATGGTGCGCTTGATGCGCACACTGGCCCGGTGGGCCCCCACCCGGGTGATCGTCAACTCCGCCGGCACCGCCGCCACCCTGCCGAAGGTGCCGAGGATCGCCGTCGCCTACCCCGGCTACAGCGCCGACCAGCTCGGCCCCTCGCCTCTAGAGCGCCGCGCTCCCGCCACCCCCGTGGTCGGGATCCTCGGACGGGTCAGCCCGACCAAGGGACAGATCGAGTTCGTCCGGGCCGCTGCGCTGGTACGGCGGGACCATCCCGACACACGCTTCCGGATCATCGGTGCCCCGCTGTTCGGCGAGGACACGTACGAGCAGCAGGTGCGGGCCGAGGTCGCGGCACTGGGACTCGAGGACGCCGTCGAGTTCACCGGTTTCGTGGCGGACCCCTCAGACGAGCTCGATCAACTGACCGTCTGCGTCCATGCCTCCGGCCAGCCCGAGCCGTTCGGGCAGGTGATCGTCGAGGCCATGGCCCGCGGAATTCCGGTCGTGGCGACACACGGAGGTGGTGTCACCGAGATCGTGCGCCCCGCACCTGACAGTGAGCCACTCGGGTGGCTGGTCCCCCCCGGAGACCCTTCGGCCCTCGCCGATGCTGTCGCCGAGGCGCTCGAGCATCCCGAGGTGGCGGCTCGGCGGGCGCTGGCGGCTTGGCTGTCGGTCCAGGAGCGTTTCCCGATCAGCCGAACAGCGGCGGTCGTGTCCGAGGTATGGCGTTCCGCCGCCCGGGCTCCCCGACACTGA